Proteins from one Erythrolamprus reginae isolate rEryReg1 chromosome 6, rEryReg1.hap1, whole genome shotgun sequence genomic window:
- the LOC139169521 gene encoding lumican-like isoform X1, with amino-acid sequence MKASGEDDITIITKTEQEANDIVSELQRKFRIRNLEIILTAKMYLTSLPFFLFLISGIFCQYDYEPEPDFGYHFSMLELSTAVCAPECICPITYPTAMYCDDLKLKSLPIIPKGIKYLYLRNNLLEGIQDNAFENVTDLEWLILDNNQLKNSNIKGKVFAKLKNLKKLHINHNNLTEVVGPLPSSLDELQLTHNQISKITPNTLEGLVNLTVIHLQNNELTEGTLSGVFKGLKSLLYLDLSNNKLTKLPPGMPNNLLMLYFDNNQISGVPEQYFQGLNVLQYLRLSHNKLTDSGIPSNIFNISSLVELDLSYNQLKNIPTVNEYLENYYLQVNQITKFSVHSFCKVVGVLAYSRVSHLRLDGNNITRADLPQETYNCLRVATEISLE; translated from the exons ATGAAAGCATCTGGAGAAG ATGATATAACAATTATAACAAAGACTGAACAAGAAGCAAATGATATTGTTTCTGAATTGCAGAGGAAGTTCAGGATTAGAAATTTAG AAATAATCCTGACTGCAAAGATGTATCtgacttctcttcctttcttcctttttttgatCAGCGGCATCTTCTGTCAATATGATTATGAGCCTGAGCCAGATTTTGGTTATCATTTTTCAATGTTAGAGCTATCAACTGCAGTCTGTGCACCAGAATGTATTTGCCCCATAACTTACCCCACAGCCATGTATTGTGATGATCTTAAACTGAAGAGTTTACCCATTATTCCTAAAGGAATCAAATACCTGTATCTCCGCAATAATCTGCTTGAAGGCATACAAGATAATGCTTTTGAGAATGTGACCGACCTGGAGTGGCTAATCCTAGACAATAACCAACTGAAAAATTCCAATATTAAAGGCAAAGTCTTTGCCAaattaaagaatttaaaaaagcTGCACATCAATCACAACAATTTAACTGAAGTTGTTGGGCCACTTCCCAGTTCTCTGGATGAGCTGCAACTCACTCATAACCAGATTTCCAAAATCACCCCCAATACACTCGAGGGACTAGTGAATCTGACTGTCATTCACCTACAGAACAATGAACTAACTGAAGGTACACTCTCTGGAGTTTTTAAAGGCTTAAAATCACTCTTGTATCTGGACTTGAGCAATAATAAACTGACTAAACTGCCTCCAGGAATGCCTAATAATTTATTGATGCTGTATTTTGATAATAATCAGATTAGTGGCGTTCCTGAGCAGTATTTCCAGGGTTTAAACGTACTTCAGTATTTACGTCTTTCTCACAATAAGCTGACAGATTCTGGAATACCAAGCAATATTTTCAATATCTCTTCACTTGTGGAGCTGGATCTCTCCTATAATCAGCTAAAGAACATTCCAACAGTCAATGAGTACCTTGAAAACTACTACCTCCAAGTCAACCAAATTACCA AATTTTCAGTGCACAGCTTTTGTAAGGTTGTTGGGGTACTAGCCTATTCCAGGGTATCTCATCTGCGTCTGGATGGAAATAATATCACAAGAGCTGATCTTCCTCAGGAAACGTACAACTGTCTCCGAGTGGCCACTGAAATTTCTTTGGAATGA
- the LOC139169521 gene encoding lumican-like isoform X3, with amino-acid sequence MKASGEEIILTAKMYLTSLPFFLFLISGIFCQYDYEPEPDFGYHFSMLELSTAVCAPECICPITYPTAMYCDDLKLKSLPIIPKGIKYLYLRNNLLEGIQDNAFENVTDLEWLILDNNQLKNSNIKGKVFAKLKNLKKLHINHNNLTEVVGPLPSSLDELQLTHNQISKITPNTLEGLVNLTVIHLQNNELTEGTLSGVFKGLKSLLYLDLSNNKLTKLPPGMPNNLLMLYFDNNQISGVPEQYFQGLNVLQYLRLSHNKLTDSGIPSNIFNISSLVELDLSYNQLKNIPTVNEYLENYYLQVNQITKFSVHSFCKVVGVLAYSRVSHLRLDGNNITRADLPQETYNCLRVATEISLE; translated from the exons ATGAAAGCATCTGGAGAAG AAATAATCCTGACTGCAAAGATGTATCtgacttctcttcctttcttcctttttttgatCAGCGGCATCTTCTGTCAATATGATTATGAGCCTGAGCCAGATTTTGGTTATCATTTTTCAATGTTAGAGCTATCAACTGCAGTCTGTGCACCAGAATGTATTTGCCCCATAACTTACCCCACAGCCATGTATTGTGATGATCTTAAACTGAAGAGTTTACCCATTATTCCTAAAGGAATCAAATACCTGTATCTCCGCAATAATCTGCTTGAAGGCATACAAGATAATGCTTTTGAGAATGTGACCGACCTGGAGTGGCTAATCCTAGACAATAACCAACTGAAAAATTCCAATATTAAAGGCAAAGTCTTTGCCAaattaaagaatttaaaaaagcTGCACATCAATCACAACAATTTAACTGAAGTTGTTGGGCCACTTCCCAGTTCTCTGGATGAGCTGCAACTCACTCATAACCAGATTTCCAAAATCACCCCCAATACACTCGAGGGACTAGTGAATCTGACTGTCATTCACCTACAGAACAATGAACTAACTGAAGGTACACTCTCTGGAGTTTTTAAAGGCTTAAAATCACTCTTGTATCTGGACTTGAGCAATAATAAACTGACTAAACTGCCTCCAGGAATGCCTAATAATTTATTGATGCTGTATTTTGATAATAATCAGATTAGTGGCGTTCCTGAGCAGTATTTCCAGGGTTTAAACGTACTTCAGTATTTACGTCTTTCTCACAATAAGCTGACAGATTCTGGAATACCAAGCAATATTTTCAATATCTCTTCACTTGTGGAGCTGGATCTCTCCTATAATCAGCTAAAGAACATTCCAACAGTCAATGAGTACCTTGAAAACTACTACCTCCAAGTCAACCAAATTACCA AATTTTCAGTGCACAGCTTTTGTAAGGTTGTTGGGGTACTAGCCTATTCCAGGGTATCTCATCTGCGTCTGGATGGAAATAATATCACAAGAGCTGATCTTCCTCAGGAAACGTACAACTGTCTCCGAGTGGCCACTGAAATTTCTTTGGAATGA
- the LOC139169521 gene encoding lumican-like isoform X5, with protein sequence MYLTSLPFFLFLISGIFCQYDYEPEPDFGYHFSMLELSTAVCAPECICPITYPTAMYCDDLKLKSLPIIPKGIKYLYLRNNLLEGIQDNAFENVTDLEWLILDNNQLKNSNIKGKVFAKLKNLKKLHINHNNLTEVVGPLPSSLDELQLTHNQISKITPNTLEGLVNLTVIHLQNNELTEGTLSGVFKGLKSLLYLDLSNNKLTKLPPGMPNNLLMLYFDNNQISGVPEQYFQGLNVLQYLRLSHNKLTDSGIPSNIFNISSLVELDLSYNQLKNIPTVNEYLENYYLQVNQITKFSVHSFCKVVGVLAYSRVSHLRLDGNNITRADLPQETYNCLRVATEISLE encoded by the exons ATGTATCtgacttctcttcctttcttcctttttttgatCAGCGGCATCTTCTGTCAATATGATTATGAGCCTGAGCCAGATTTTGGTTATCATTTTTCAATGTTAGAGCTATCAACTGCAGTCTGTGCACCAGAATGTATTTGCCCCATAACTTACCCCACAGCCATGTATTGTGATGATCTTAAACTGAAGAGTTTACCCATTATTCCTAAAGGAATCAAATACCTGTATCTCCGCAATAATCTGCTTGAAGGCATACAAGATAATGCTTTTGAGAATGTGACCGACCTGGAGTGGCTAATCCTAGACAATAACCAACTGAAAAATTCCAATATTAAAGGCAAAGTCTTTGCCAaattaaagaatttaaaaaagcTGCACATCAATCACAACAATTTAACTGAAGTTGTTGGGCCACTTCCCAGTTCTCTGGATGAGCTGCAACTCACTCATAACCAGATTTCCAAAATCACCCCCAATACACTCGAGGGACTAGTGAATCTGACTGTCATTCACCTACAGAACAATGAACTAACTGAAGGTACACTCTCTGGAGTTTTTAAAGGCTTAAAATCACTCTTGTATCTGGACTTGAGCAATAATAAACTGACTAAACTGCCTCCAGGAATGCCTAATAATTTATTGATGCTGTATTTTGATAATAATCAGATTAGTGGCGTTCCTGAGCAGTATTTCCAGGGTTTAAACGTACTTCAGTATTTACGTCTTTCTCACAATAAGCTGACAGATTCTGGAATACCAAGCAATATTTTCAATATCTCTTCACTTGTGGAGCTGGATCTCTCCTATAATCAGCTAAAGAACATTCCAACAGTCAATGAGTACCTTGAAAACTACTACCTCCAAGTCAACCAAATTACCA AATTTTCAGTGCACAGCTTTTGTAAGGTTGTTGGGGTACTAGCCTATTCCAGGGTATCTCATCTGCGTCTGGATGGAAATAATATCACAAGAGCTGATCTTCCTCAGGAAACGTACAACTGTCTCCGAGTGGCCACTGAAATTTCTTTGGAATGA